In Planifilum fulgidum, the genomic stretch GATCCAGTCCGTCGTAACTGTGTTCCCCGAAGGGCGGATGGATCACCTTCTCCTCCACCGGCCTCCTTTTCGAGACCGTCCGCTCCGGTTCATGCTCCACGCAGTAAGCCGTCTCCGGCACCGCCTCCAGCCGTTCCACCGGAATTTCGCGGCCGCACGCCGCACAAATGCCGTATTCCCCTCTCTCCATCCGGTCCAGCGCCTGATTGATCCTTTTGAGCCGGGTTTCGTCTTCCTCGTTCAGGGCCAGATCCTTCCCGCGCTCGTACAGCTCCGTTCCGATGTCCCCGGGATGGTTGTCGTAACCGGACAGTTCCCCGATGGATTCGTTCATGCCTTGTTCCAGGCCGAAATTTCGGTTTTTCTTCAGCCGCTCTTCCAGGCGCCGCTTTTCCTCGAGCAGCTGGTTTCGGAGCTTCAGCCGCTGCGCTTCCGTCATCCGTCGCTCCTCCTTCTGGTCAGTATCGGATTCCGTCCAACTCCAGCTGGGCCTGCACGATTTTGACGATTTCCGCGATAAAATCCCCGATGATGGGCAGATTGAGCGCCCCCAGTTTCTGCAATCCGTAGATGATCGTTGCCGTAAACAGGGTGACTCCGATGGCGATTCCCACCCCCCGGGCGATGCCGGCGACGATGTTGATCAGAATCAATCGACGGGGG encodes the following:
- a CDS encoding DUF5665 domain-containing protein, whose amino-acid sequence is MRRIDERLKRIARQMEMGEIAEYIQLLNRPRRLILINIVAGIARGVGIAIGVTLFTATIIYGLQKLGALNLPIIGDFIAEIVKIVQAQLELDGIRY
- a CDS encoding TraR/DksA C4-type zinc finger protein, which encodes MTEAQRLKLRNQLLEEKRRLEERLKKNRNFGLEQGMNESIGELSGYDNHPGDIGTELYERGKDLALNEEDETRLKRINQALDRMERGEYGICAACGREIPVERLEAVPETAYCVEHEPERTVSKRRPVEEKVIHPPFGEHSYDGLDRTMYDAEDSWQDVERYGTSNPPDMYPEGKDYNQLHIDPDERRGYVDDLEAVAVADLTGRSHQPLPEITRNRAHDRAAENEEEKGDEGWNRV